The following coding sequences lie in one Tichowtungia aerotolerans genomic window:
- a CDS encoding carboxy terminal-processing peptidase, with product MYNLKHYLLLPLIPALLCSCAEENKPEQNTSAPVVEKIPLPIKRIASRVADRLPHTHLNRMPFNDSIATNALMLFIDSFDFDHSYFLASDIEEFQQSATQLDDQVRNGDISFSSLIVDRFKDRVTNRVAYVNQLLDEGFDLSIDESYRWKRDDAPWPKGEAAWDELWRKKIKNEYVGRIAMKEIPEPEAKKADTKDLEEENLTEDEMLEPDEFIRERYKQFQLMVQNNFDEEAVLERYLSAFTQSYDPHSAYLSPRGVEDFDIHMSLSLVGIGAMLRSEDGAAEITKIIPGGPAEADGRLKPGDKIIAVAQGKEEPVSILYWPLSKAVRLIRGEKGTEVVLTIIPAEDKTGTRTKKLALIRDEVKLEEQAAKSEVYDNIGTNALPVRLGVITLPEFYADFAGARNGKDDVRRSSVDVRNILNQFATNDVDGVILDLRNDGGGSLTEAIDIAGQFIPLGPVVQVREQRGVAVLPDGDPTTVYAGPLIVLVNRTSASASEIVAAALQDYGRAVIVGDSKTHGKGTVQTVLPLSRLSDDLGSLKVTTAGFYRIAGGSTQLRGVTPDIVLPSLFDSLEIGEEFLPNALPWSQVQSAYYRPWRNSVKPLLPELQIRSQERMRDNPEFRTFMARRERLRERMETPTVSLKLSKRVDEILAEQELENLQDSMVETDNGEDKKEEDPILDEALRILTDLTELSSGGTVAADIQRP from the coding sequence ATGTACAATTTAAAACACTACCTTCTGCTCCCGCTGATTCCGGCCCTTCTCTGCTCCTGCGCGGAGGAAAACAAGCCGGAACAGAACACCTCCGCCCCGGTCGTGGAAAAAATACCGCTGCCGATCAAACGGATTGCATCCCGGGTAGCAGACCGGCTCCCGCACACGCACCTGAACAGGATGCCGTTCAATGATTCGATTGCCACCAATGCCCTGATGCTGTTTATCGATTCATTTGATTTTGACCACTCTTACTTTCTGGCCTCCGACATCGAAGAATTTCAGCAAAGTGCCACCCAGCTCGACGATCAGGTCCGCAACGGCGACATATCGTTCTCGAGTCTGATCGTCGACCGTTTTAAAGATCGCGTCACCAACCGGGTCGCCTACGTAAACCAGCTTCTCGACGAAGGCTTCGACCTCTCCATTGACGAATCCTACCGATGGAAACGCGATGATGCACCGTGGCCGAAGGGCGAAGCGGCATGGGATGAACTGTGGCGCAAAAAAATTAAAAACGAGTATGTTGGACGCATCGCGATGAAGGAAATTCCGGAACCGGAAGCAAAAAAAGCCGACACAAAAGATCTGGAAGAAGAGAATTTGACCGAAGACGAAATGCTCGAACCCGACGAATTCATTCGCGAACGCTACAAACAGTTCCAGCTGATGGTTCAGAACAATTTTGATGAAGAAGCCGTTCTGGAACGCTACCTCAGCGCATTCACACAAAGCTACGACCCGCACAGTGCCTACCTTTCTCCGCGCGGTGTAGAAGACTTCGACATTCATATGAGCCTCTCTCTGGTCGGCATCGGCGCAATGCTCCGCAGCGAAGATGGAGCCGCCGAAATCACCAAAATTATTCCCGGCGGCCCCGCGGAAGCCGACGGCCGCCTCAAGCCGGGCGACAAGATTATTGCCGTAGCACAGGGCAAAGAAGAGCCCGTCAGCATTTTGTACTGGCCGCTCAGCAAAGCCGTACGGCTCATCCGAGGCGAAAAAGGAACAGAAGTGGTCCTCACCATTATTCCCGCTGAAGACAAGACCGGAACCCGCACAAAAAAACTGGCCCTGATCCGCGACGAAGTGAAACTGGAAGAACAGGCCGCAAAAAGCGAGGTGTATGACAACATCGGAACCAATGCGCTGCCCGTCCGCCTCGGCGTTATCACCCTTCCTGAATTTTATGCCGACTTCGCCGGCGCCCGAAACGGCAAAGATGACGTGCGCCGCAGCTCAGTTGATGTCCGCAACATCCTTAATCAGTTTGCAACCAATGATGTCGACGGTGTCATTCTTGACCTGCGCAACGACGGCGGCGGATCGCTCACAGAAGCAATCGACATTGCCGGGCAGTTCATTCCTCTGGGACCGGTCGTGCAGGTGCGTGAACAGCGCGGCGTAGCGGTCCTGCCGGACGGCGACCCAACCACCGTATATGCGGGCCCCCTGATCGTCCTTGTAAACCGGACCAGCGCATCGGCCTCCGAAATTGTCGCCGCAGCCCTGCAGGATTACGGCCGCGCCGTCATTGTTGGAGACAGCAAAACCCATGGGAAAGGAACCGTACAGACCGTATTGCCCCTGTCCCGCCTGAGCGATGATTTAGGCTCTCTGAAAGTCACCACCGCCGGGTTCTACCGCATTGCCGGCGGCTCCACACAGTTGCGCGGGGTCACTCCGGACATCGTGCTTCCCTCTCTCTTCGACTCGCTGGAAATCGGCGAAGAATTTCTTCCCAATGCGCTGCCGTGGTCGCAGGTGCAAAGCGCCTACTACCGCCCATGGCGCAATTCGGTCAAGCCGCTGCTCCCCGAACTGCAGATCCGCTCCCAGGAACGGATGAGAGACAACCCGGAGTTCAGAACCTTCATGGCCCGTCGCGAGCGCCTGCGCGAACGAATGGAAACACCGACCGTTTCGCTGAAGCTGTCCAAGCGAGTAGATGAGATTCTTGCTGAACAGGAACTGGAAAACCTTCAGGACAGCATGGTCGAAACAGATAACGGCGAAGACAAAAAAGAAGAGGACCCCATTCTGGATGAAGCCCTCCGGATCCTGACCGACCTGACTGAACTTTCCTCAGGCGGAACGGTCGCTGCCGATATTCAGCGGCCGTGA
- a CDS encoding mechanosensitive ion channel family protein, protein MAVTVTNTVEQIIVKTEEFVGGGGWNYFWMILIVLGGFILGRLLKVLMEKAASKLNLGVDAFRMAWLSLISRTIMFPTAGLGICFALKVWVLPEQLGGLRDDVVGVLLTVIVAYIIYQGIELVNFWMKKLTAQTHTTLDDMMVPLVRKTLRILTVVLGLVQVAQQLSDKPITSILAGLGVGGLAVALAAQDTIKNFFGSLVIFADHPFQLGDRIVANGEDGIVEEVGMRSTRIRTLDGHLVTVPNGELANMMVRNISKRPYIKRVANITLTYDTPPEKVERAMEIIREFLDAHNEKMHPDMPNRVFFNNFNDCSLNILVIYWFAPPDYWAFMEFDQQFNLAVLKSFNEESIDFAFPTRTLYLAGDPSRPLNIGSDRSA, encoded by the coding sequence ATGGCTGTAACAGTGACGAATACGGTGGAGCAGATCATCGTGAAGACGGAAGAGTTTGTCGGAGGGGGCGGCTGGAATTACTTCTGGATGATCCTGATCGTTCTGGGTGGTTTTATTCTTGGCAGGCTGCTGAAGGTATTGATGGAGAAGGCAGCTTCGAAACTGAACCTGGGAGTCGACGCTTTCCGAATGGCCTGGCTGTCTCTGATTTCCCGGACGATTATGTTTCCCACTGCCGGACTGGGTATTTGTTTTGCCTTGAAAGTATGGGTGCTGCCGGAGCAGCTCGGCGGGTTGCGTGATGATGTGGTTGGTGTTCTGCTGACTGTTATTGTCGCCTATATCATCTATCAGGGAATTGAGCTGGTTAATTTCTGGATGAAAAAACTGACGGCCCAAACCCACACGACGCTCGATGACATGATGGTGCCGCTGGTTCGCAAAACGCTGCGTATTCTGACGGTGGTTCTCGGGCTGGTGCAGGTTGCCCAGCAGCTCAGTGATAAACCGATCACATCGATTCTTGCCGGGCTGGGTGTCGGCGGTCTGGCCGTTGCTCTGGCGGCGCAGGATACGATTAAAAACTTTTTCGGTTCGCTGGTGATTTTTGCGGATCATCCGTTTCAGCTGGGCGATCGCATTGTGGCTAACGGTGAAGACGGAATCGTTGAGGAAGTCGGCATGCGTTCAACCCGCATTCGTACACTCGACGGGCATCTGGTGACGGTTCCGAACGGTGAACTGGCAAATATGATGGTTCGCAACATCAGTAAGCGGCCTTACATCAAGCGGGTTGCCAACATCACGCTGACTTATGATACGCCGCCTGAAAAGGTGGAACGGGCCATGGAGATTATCCGGGAGTTTCTGGATGCGCATAATGAAAAAATGCATCCGGATATGCCGAATCGCGTGTTTTTCAATAACTTCAACGACTGTTCGCTGAACATTCTGGTGATCTACTGGTTTGCTCCGCCGGACTACTGGGCGTTCATGGAATTCGACCAGCAGTTCAACCTGGCGGTGCTGAAGAGTTTTAATGAAGAAAGTATCGATTTCGCATTCCCGACCCGGACACTGTATCTGGCCGGCGATCCGTCACGGCCGCTGAATATCGGCAGCGACCGTTCCGCCTGA
- the cas2 gene encoding CRISPR-associated endonuclease Cas2, producing the protein MSEVRLNAYKIMWLFVFFDLPTNTKKERHNASAFRKRLMKDGFTMMQYSVYTRHCGSKESADVHTKRVNSMVPKKGQVSILRITDKQYGDIINFWGEATTPLPPKPSQLEFF; encoded by the coding sequence ATGTCGGAGGTGCGGCTTAACGCGTATAAAATCATGTGGCTGTTCGTATTTTTTGATTTGCCGACGAACACGAAAAAAGAGCGCCATAACGCTTCCGCGTTTCGTAAGCGGTTGATGAAAGACGGCTTCACCATGATGCAATACTCGGTTTATACCCGGCACTGCGGGAGTAAAGAGAGTGCGGATGTTCACACCAAGCGGGTTAACAGTATGGTTCCCAAGAAGGGGCAGGTCAGTATTCTGCGAATTACCGACAAGCAATACGGCGACATCATTAATTTTTGGGGAGAGGCGACAACGCCTCTCCCTCCGAAGCCAAGTCAGCTGGAATTTTTCTAG
- the pgi gene encoding glucose-6-phosphate isomerase, which produces MKLIDRPEWKELSDHWKVIEPMHLRELFADDEKRAETFSMTACDLLIDCSKNRVTAETMEKLAALAEACGLRGKIEAMFTGEKINQTEDRAVLHTALRAPREAQVFVDGEDVIPGVHEVLDRMEAFCSKVRSGEWKGYTGKSIKNIVNIGIGGSDLGPVMAYEALKPYTQRDLKVLFVSNVDGTHIAEAVRDLDAEETLFIVASKTFTTQETMTNAQSAKAWALETLKDEAAIARHFVAVSTNADEVSKFGIDTVNMFGFWDWVGGRYSLTSAIGLPVMLAIGPENFRAMLSGYHAMDSHFRTAPFSENAPVILGLLGIWYNNFFDAATHAILPYDQYLSHFAAYFQQGDMESNGKYITQNGERVEWQTGPVIWGEPGTNGQHAFYQLIHQGTKLIPCDFIGFCKSQNPVGDHHVKLMANFFAQTEALAFGKTKEALEAEGTPSELIPHKTFEGNRPTNSIMAEKLTPEVLGQLIALYEHKIFVQGMIWDIFSFDQWGVQLGKILASAILPELESDSELGHDSSTNKLIEYFRANK; this is translated from the coding sequence ATGAAACTGATTGACCGTCCTGAATGGAAAGAGCTTTCCGATCATTGGAAAGTTATTGAACCAATGCACTTGCGCGAACTGTTTGCCGACGACGAAAAACGTGCGGAAACCTTTTCGATGACCGCCTGTGATCTGCTGATCGACTGTTCCAAAAACCGCGTTACTGCAGAAACCATGGAAAAACTCGCTGCGCTGGCTGAAGCCTGCGGCCTGCGCGGGAAAATCGAGGCCATGTTTACGGGGGAAAAAATCAACCAGACGGAAGATCGCGCCGTATTGCACACGGCGCTCCGCGCTCCGCGCGAGGCGCAGGTGTTTGTCGACGGCGAGGATGTGATTCCCGGCGTGCACGAAGTGCTCGACCGTATGGAGGCGTTTTGCAGTAAAGTCCGTTCCGGCGAGTGGAAGGGATACACTGGAAAATCGATCAAAAACATTGTGAACATCGGGATCGGCGGATCGGATCTCGGTCCGGTGATGGCCTACGAGGCGCTCAAGCCCTACACGCAGCGCGACCTGAAGGTTCTGTTTGTTTCCAACGTGGACGGCACCCATATTGCCGAGGCCGTACGCGATCTTGATGCCGAAGAAACGCTGTTCATCGTGGCTTCCAAAACGTTTACGACACAGGAAACCATGACCAACGCGCAGAGCGCAAAAGCCTGGGCTCTGGAAACGCTCAAGGACGAGGCGGCTATCGCCAGGCATTTTGTTGCGGTATCCACCAATGCCGATGAAGTTTCCAAATTCGGAATCGATACTGTCAATATGTTCGGATTCTGGGACTGGGTCGGCGGTCGCTACTCGCTGACCTCCGCGATCGGCCTTCCGGTGATGCTCGCCATCGGCCCGGAAAACTTCCGCGCGATGCTCAGCGGTTATCACGCCATGGATTCCCATTTCCGCACCGCGCCGTTTTCCGAAAATGCGCCGGTCATCCTCGGCCTGCTCGGAATCTGGTACAACAACTTTTTTGATGCGGCCACCCATGCGATTCTGCCGTACGATCAGTATCTCAGCCATTTTGCAGCCTACTTCCAGCAGGGGGATATGGAGTCCAACGGCAAATATATCACACAGAACGGCGAGCGCGTCGAGTGGCAGACCGGACCGGTCATCTGGGGGGAACCCGGCACCAATGGTCAGCACGCGTTCTATCAGCTGATCCACCAGGGCACCAAACTTATCCCGTGCGACTTCATCGGCTTCTGCAAATCGCAGAACCCGGTTGGAGACCACCACGTGAAGCTGATGGCCAATTTCTTTGCCCAGACCGAAGCGCTCGCCTTCGGTAAAACCAAAGAGGCTCTGGAAGCAGAGGGAACCCCGTCGGAGCTGATTCCGCATAAGACCTTCGAAGGAAACCGCCCGACCAACAGCATTATGGCCGAAAAGCTGACGCCGGAAGTGCTTGGCCAGCTGATTGCTCTGTACGAACACAAAATCTTTGTGCAGGGCATGATCTGGGACATCTTTTCTTTCGACCAGTGGGGCGTGCAGCTCGGCAAGATCCTGGCTTCGGCCATTCTGCCGGAGCTCGAAAGCGACAGCGAACTCGGGCACGACAGTTCGACGAATAAACTGATCGAATACTTTCGTGCCAATAAATAA
- the cas1 gene encoding type II CRISPR-associated endonuclease Cas1 — translation MLKRTVCFESSAHLSFKNGQLVYTPKPEGEVRTVPVEDIGFVVLDNHSITLSLRLIEELTANNAAIVFCDKLHHPAAMSVPFDGNTTHAETLAAQLEMSEPLKKQLWKQTVEMKIKNQAAMLERTGSGGVEALRRYAASVKSGDADNREGAAARIYWQNLFGDNFRRERFGGAPNHLLNYVYAILRAAVARSLVGSGLYPAIGIHHHNKYNAYALADDVMEPYRPYADDIVYNIWKETEEPIEELTREHKQQLLKLLASDVHLTNTLRPLMVGLSTTTASLARCVGGTQKKVDYPVMKAVQNVGGAA, via the coding sequence ATGCTAAAGCGCACGGTCTGTTTTGAATCATCGGCGCACCTTTCGTTTAAGAATGGGCAACTGGTTTATACGCCGAAACCGGAGGGCGAGGTGCGGACGGTTCCGGTGGAGGATATTGGTTTTGTGGTGCTGGACAACCATAGTATTACATTGTCGCTTCGATTGATCGAAGAGTTGACGGCGAACAATGCCGCGATTGTTTTTTGCGATAAGCTGCACCATCCGGCGGCAATGAGCGTTCCGTTTGACGGCAACACAACTCATGCCGAAACGCTTGCCGCACAGCTGGAGATGTCTGAACCGCTCAAGAAGCAATTGTGGAAGCAGACGGTTGAAATGAAGATTAAGAATCAGGCCGCCATGCTGGAGCGGACAGGATCCGGCGGAGTGGAGGCGCTGCGCCGGTATGCCGCTAGTGTAAAAAGCGGCGATGCCGACAACCGGGAAGGTGCGGCCGCCCGGATTTATTGGCAGAATCTGTTTGGCGATAATTTTCGCAGGGAGCGGTTCGGTGGCGCGCCCAATCATTTGCTCAATTATGTCTACGCGATTCTGCGTGCGGCGGTTGCCCGGTCACTGGTTGGGTCGGGGCTTTATCCCGCTATTGGGATTCATCATCACAATAAATATAACGCCTATGCCTTGGCGGATGACGTGATGGAACCGTATCGGCCTTATGCCGATGATATCGTTTACAATATTTGGAAAGAAACCGAAGAGCCGATTGAAGAACTCACTCGGGAGCACAAGCAGCAGTTACTCAAGCTGCTGGCCTCAGATGTTCATCTCACGAACACCTTGCGGCCCCTGATGGTTGGTCTGTCGACCACAACCGCCTCGCTGGCGCGTTGTGTCGGTGGGACGCAAAAGAAAGTGGATTATCCGGTTATGAAGGCGGTGCAAAATGTCGGAGGTGCGGCTTAA
- a CDS encoding 3'-5' exonuclease: protein MLICETTLTVLDFETTGSVPGFDTEPWQIGAVALKNGRIAPDSAFESLIRVDANRPFNAYAPGDHHKRRDEIAAAPEVSRVWKTMESRVTGRPLVAHNVAVEKKFLRQMAPMHRFGPWVDTLKLARQAWPGAPSHKLEDLIAGLNLMPRVCELCPRGRPHDALYDAVACAVLLEHLLVQPGWGNLEV, encoded by the coding sequence ATGCTGATTTGCGAAACAACATTAACGGTGCTCGATTTTGAAACGACCGGTTCTGTGCCGGGGTTTGATACGGAGCCGTGGCAGATCGGCGCGGTGGCTCTGAAAAACGGACGGATTGCGCCGGACAGCGCGTTCGAAAGCCTGATCCGGGTGGATGCCAACCGTCCGTTCAATGCCTATGCTCCGGGTGATCATCACAAGCGGCGCGATGAAATCGCGGCAGCTCCGGAAGTTTCCAGGGTTTGGAAAACCATGGAGTCGCGGGTCACCGGTCGGCCTCTTGTGGCGCACAATGTGGCTGTAGAGAAAAAGTTTTTGCGGCAGATGGCGCCGATGCACCGCTTTGGGCCGTGGGTGGACACGCTGAAGCTGGCGCGGCAGGCCTGGCCCGGTGCGCCGTCGCATAAACTGGAGGATTTGATTGCAGGATTGAACCTGATGCCCCGGGTGTGTGAGCTTTGCCCGCGCGGCAGGCCGCATGATGCTCTCTACGACGCGGTTGCCTGCGCGGTGCTGCTGGAGCACCTGCTTGTACAGCCGGGCTGGGGAAATCTGGAAGTTTGA
- a CDS encoding LacI family DNA-binding transcriptional regulator, whose protein sequence is MAVKGKKRKRTSTRVTLEDIARYCDVSKATVSRVLNDHLNEFPVSDEMITRVKNAATQLGYRPNRLARAIRNQRTNLIGLSFIHIDYQHLSTDQIAYENQVMGQFSNIILSHPGFKDYDLVIHDRIESADHPLKERDFKSDLLEGMIYLTPSDTHREFLDIASKEFPIVLLGQTEESEKKVPCIDINNRKMAQKAVEHLIETGCRNILILIPEKLQHISCIQDRIKGYNDALTKNGLPKPEEFVRTVRSLKENVEAFFKQLRCLDEIDAIFCPSDELAALCIAPLQSLGKKIPEDISLCGFDDMPAAQHTTPPITTVRRPVDKQAHAAIDLLLKILKKETPYEPGFHEIETELIIRKSTVKD, encoded by the coding sequence ATGGCAGTCAAAGGAAAAAAGAGAAAACGCACAAGCACCCGGGTTACCCTGGAGGATATCGCCCGTTACTGCGATGTCAGCAAAGCAACCGTTTCGCGTGTATTAAATGATCATCTGAACGAATTTCCCGTTTCAGACGAAATGATTACCCGGGTCAAAAATGCCGCCACGCAACTGGGATACCGCCCCAACCGACTGGCCCGCGCCATCCGGAACCAGAGGACCAATCTCATCGGACTTTCTTTTATCCACATTGACTACCAGCACCTCAGCACCGACCAAATTGCCTATGAAAACCAGGTAATGGGCCAGTTTTCCAACATCATCCTGTCACATCCCGGATTTAAAGATTACGACCTCGTCATTCACGACCGCATCGAATCTGCAGATCATCCGTTAAAGGAACGCGATTTCAAATCAGATCTGCTGGAAGGAATGATTTATCTCACCCCCTCCGATACCCATCGCGAATTTCTCGACATTGCCTCTAAAGAGTTTCCGATTGTGCTGCTCGGCCAAACCGAAGAGTCCGAAAAGAAGGTTCCCTGCATCGACATCAACAACCGTAAAATGGCACAGAAAGCAGTCGAGCACCTGATTGAAACCGGATGCAGGAACATCCTGATTCTCATCCCGGAAAAGCTTCAGCATATCAGCTGTATTCAGGACCGAATCAAAGGCTACAATGATGCTTTAACCAAAAACGGCCTGCCAAAACCCGAAGAATTCGTACGCACCGTCCGCAGTCTGAAAGAAAATGTAGAAGCATTTTTTAAACAGTTGCGCTGTCTGGATGAAATCGATGCGATTTTCTGCCCGTCTGATGAATTGGCAGCCCTGTGCATCGCTCCTCTGCAATCTCTGGGGAAGAAAATCCCGGAAGACATTTCGCTGTGCGGATTTGATGACATGCCCGCCGCCCAGCACACGACGCCTCCGATTACAACCGTCCGACGTCCTGTCGACAAGCAGGCTCACGCAGCAATTGACCTGCTGCTGAAAATCCTCAAAAAAGAAACCCCCTACGAGCCGGGCTTCCATGAGATTGAAACCGAACTGATCATCCGTAAGTCCACAGTTAAAGACTGA
- a CDS encoding valine--pyruvate transaminase — translation MKLSKFGQKFTRGAGITQLMDDLGAAMAGGDMLMLGGGNPAHIPEVQKIFRERMESILAESGAFESMIGNYDGSRGNAAFVDALAEMLRESFGWDIGPENIALTNGSQSAFFSLFNLFAGEMPDGSKKKILFPLTPEYIGYADAGLSDDFFAAKRPSIELLGDRLFKYHVNFQTLEIGDEIGAICVSRPTNPTGNMLTDDELRHLDMLARERDIPLIIDNAYGTPFPNIIYTEAQPLWNENTVVCMSLSKFGLPNLRTGIVVARKEIAAAIGDINGIMCLAPGGLGARFAMDLVRSKEIMRVSRDLIGPFYQRKAQQVLEWFCEEIPESVPFRIHKPEGAIFLWLWFEGLPGGSAALYERLKARNTLVIPGHHFFPGLENDDWAHKNECIRVTYAQDDAVVRQGVQVIAEEVGRLYG, via the coding sequence ATGAAACTTTCAAAATTCGGTCAGAAGTTTACCCGCGGAGCGGGGATTACGCAGTTGATGGATGATCTGGGTGCGGCGATGGCCGGCGGAGATATGCTGATGCTGGGGGGAGGGAATCCGGCTCATATTCCCGAGGTTCAGAAAATCTTTCGGGAGAGGATGGAATCCATCCTTGCGGAGTCCGGGGCCTTTGAGTCGATGATCGGGAATTATGACGGCTCCCGCGGAAATGCTGCGTTTGTTGATGCTCTGGCCGAAATGCTGCGGGAATCGTTCGGGTGGGATATCGGTCCTGAAAATATTGCGCTGACCAACGGCAGTCAAAGCGCATTTTTTTCCCTGTTTAATCTGTTTGCCGGAGAGATGCCGGATGGATCAAAAAAGAAAATTCTTTTTCCGCTGACTCCGGAATATATCGGTTATGCCGATGCCGGGCTGTCGGATGATTTTTTTGCGGCAAAGCGACCATCTATTGAACTGCTCGGCGACCGGCTGTTTAAATATCATGTCAATTTTCAAACCTTGGAGATCGGCGACGAGATCGGAGCGATCTGCGTCTCGCGGCCCACCAACCCGACCGGCAATATGCTGACGGATGACGAGTTGCGACATCTCGATATGCTGGCAAGAGAGCGGGATATTCCGCTGATTATTGACAACGCCTATGGAACGCCGTTCCCGAATATTATTTATACGGAAGCTCAGCCGCTGTGGAACGAAAATACGGTGGTCTGCATGAGCCTGTCCAAGTTCGGGCTGCCCAATCTTCGCACAGGGATTGTGGTTGCCCGCAAGGAGATTGCCGCGGCTATTGGGGATATTAACGGAATTATGTGTCTGGCTCCCGGCGGATTGGGGGCACGGTTTGCAATGGACCTGGTGCGCAGTAAAGAGATTATGCGGGTCAGCCGGGATCTGATTGGACCGTTTTATCAGCGCAAGGCGCAGCAGGTGCTGGAATGGTTCTGTGAAGAGATTCCGGAGTCTGTTCCTTTCCGGATTCATAAACCGGAAGGGGCTATTTTCCTGTGGTTGTGGTTTGAAGGTCTTCCGGGCGGCAGTGCCGCGTTGTATGAGCGGCTTAAAGCCCGCAATACTCTGGTTATTCCTGGACATCACTTCTTTCCAGGGCTGGAAAATGATGACTGGGCGCACAAAAATGAATGTATTCGGGTTACCTATGCTCAGGACGATGCCGTGGTTCGGCAAGGTGTACAGGTTATTGCTGAAGAGGTTGGCAGGCTGTACGGGTAA
- the malQ gene encoding 4-alpha-glucanotransferase has product MSSERKSGILLHITSLPGKWGMGELGPEARKFGEFLAACGQKLWQILPVNPIGYGYSAYSSSSAFAGNPLLISFDELIEEGLLTKRHLSRFPEFDPHKIDFPAVIDARVKILNGVCERFDDSADFKAFCKKESYWLDDYALFVTIRSAQNGAPWTDWPEALRDRDVHTLEKFGKQHVEEIRRHRVLQYLFARHWKKMREFFQTLEIEIIGDVPIFVAADSADVWAHRELFQLNKDGSSLVVAGVPPDYFSETGQRWGNPLYDWEVHRKTKYAWWTARMRRTFELVDKVRIDHFRGFESYWEIPAKEPTAIHGEWVQGPGVGFFQTLESNLRKVPMFGKTFQLAEHVIAEDLGIITDAVDELREACGFPGMTVLQFRFSPDDMRKDGYRPEGDEDRVVYTGTHDNETTRKWFKALDEKTSHEVRVYLHTHGDHIHRDLAELAMRSPARWAILPLQDVLGRGRRMNMPGTTTGNWDWRVSEDMITTGIAEFLKEMTERNGR; this is encoded by the coding sequence ATGAGTTCAGAACGAAAAAGCGGCATTCTGCTGCACATTACATCTCTGCCTGGAAAATGGGGTATGGGAGAGCTGGGACCGGAAGCGCGGAAGTTCGGCGAGTTCCTCGCGGCCTGCGGCCAGAAACTTTGGCAGATCCTTCCCGTTAATCCGATCGGTTACGGCTATTCCGCTTATTCCTCCAGCTCGGCTTTTGCCGGCAATCCGCTGCTGATCAGTTTTGATGAGCTGATCGAAGAGGGGCTGCTGACCAAGCGCCATCTCAGCCGCTTCCCGGAGTTTGATCCGCATAAGATCGATTTTCCTGCAGTGATCGACGCGCGTGTGAAGATCCTGAACGGCGTCTGTGAGCGGTTCGATGACAGTGCTGATTTTAAGGCATTTTGTAAAAAAGAATCCTATTGGCTGGATGACTACGCTTTGTTTGTGACGATTCGCTCGGCTCAGAATGGTGCGCCGTGGACGGACTGGCCGGAGGCGCTGCGCGATCGCGATGTTCACACCCTGGAAAAATTTGGAAAGCAGCACGTCGAAGAAATCCGCCGGCACAGGGTGCTGCAGTATCTTTTTGCCAGACATTGGAAAAAGATGCGGGAGTTTTTCCAAACCCTGGAAATTGAGATCATCGGCGACGTTCCGATTTTCGTCGCGGCCGATTCGGCGGATGTCTGGGCGCATCGTGAGCTGTTTCAGCTGAATAAGGACGGTTCGTCTTTGGTGGTGGCGGGCGTTCCTCCGGATTATTTTTCGGAGACCGGTCAGCGCTGGGGCAATCCACTCTACGACTGGGAGGTTCACAGAAAGACAAAGTATGCGTGGTGGACAGCGCGGATGCGGCGTACGTTTGAACTGGTCGACAAGGTGCGGATCGATCATTTCCGCGGGTTTGAGTCGTACTGGGAGATTCCTGCGAAAGAGCCGACAGCGATTCATGGCGAATGGGTGCAGGGGCCGGGCGTCGGATTTTTCCAAACCCTGGAATCCAATTTGCGGAAAGTTCCAATGTTTGGAAAAACATTCCAGCTCGCGGAGCATGTGATCGCGGAGGATCTGGGAATCATTACCGATGCAGTGGACGAGCTGCGCGAGGCGTGCGGGTTTCCGGGCATGACGGTGCTCCAGTTTCGGTTTAGTCCGGACGATATGCGCAAGGACGGATACCGTCCGGAAGGCGATGAGGATCGCGTGGTTTACACCGGAACGCATGATAATGAGACGACGCGCAAATGGTTTAAGGCACTGGACGAGAAGACAAGCCATGAGGTTCGGGTTTATCTGCATACGCACGGGGATCATATTCACCGGGACCTAGCAGAGCTGGCGATGCGGTCGCCGGCGCGCTGGGCAATCCTTCCGCTGCAGGATGTGCTGGGGAGGGGGCGACGTATGAATATGCCGGGCACGACAACCGGGAATTGGGATTGGCGTGTGTCGGAGGATATGATAACGACAGGAATTGCTGAGTTTTTAAAAGAGATGACCGAGCGGAACGGTCGGTAA